A single region of the Nicotiana sylvestris chromosome 6, ASM39365v2, whole genome shotgun sequence genome encodes:
- the LOC138871677 gene encoding uncharacterized protein, whose translation MRRLELFKDYDITILYHLRKANVVVDALSRKSVSMDSLVYIPVGERPIALDVQALANQFVRLDVCKPSRVLACTVARSSLFERIKEWQYDDPHFLVLRDTVRHSDTKQVIVGDDRVLRMHVSVCVPNVDRPLELILEEAHSSRYSIHLGAAKMYQDLRQHYYWKRMKNDIVTYVSRCLNCQ comes from the coding sequence atGAGAAGGTTGGAGCtatttaaagactatgatatcaccatcttgtatcatctcaggaaggctaatgtggtggtcgatgccttgagtagaaagtcagtgaGTATGGACAGCCTTGTAtacattccagtcggtgagagaccgattgcattagatgttcaggccttggccaatcagttcgtgaggttggatgtttgtaagcccagtcgtgttctagcttgtacagtcgctcggtcttctTTGTTCGAGCGTATCAAggagtggcagtatgatgaccctcattttcttgtccttagagATACAGTGCGGCATAGTGATACCAAGCAGGTTATTgttggagatgatagagttttgaggatgcatgttagtgtttgtgtgcctaatgtagacaGACCGcttgagttgattcttgaggaggcccacagttctcggtattctattcatctgggtgccgccaagatgtatcaggacttgcggcagcattattatTGGAAGAGGATGAAGAACGATATAGTTACATATGTatctcggtgtctaaattgtcagtaA
- the LOC104247008 gene encoding 14 kDa proline-rich protein DC2.15-like, which produces MASFSSTIFILSLLLVATFTTACGPCSEPIKPKPSPKKAPPANPFCPRDTLKLGVCADVLGLVNVAIGSQVTSPCCSLLQGLADLEVAACLCTAIKANVLGIVKLDIPVALSALVSACAKTIPTGFKCN; this is translated from the coding sequence ATGGCCAGTTTCTCCTCCACCATTTTCATTCTTTCCCTTCTCCTTGTTGCCACATTCACTACTGCTTGTGGTCCATGCAGTGAACCAATCAAGCCAAAGCCATCACCAAAGAAAGCACCCCCAGCCAACCCCTTTTGCCCAAGGGACACATTGAAGCTTGGTGTTTGTGCTGATGTACTTGGGCTTGTTAATGTAGCAATTGGGAGTCAAGTGACAAGTCCTTGTTGCTCATTGCTTCAAGGTTTAGCTGATTTGGAAGTTGCAGCTTGCCTTTGCACTGCAATTAAGGCTAATGTGCTTGGAATTGTCAAATTGGATATCCCTGTTGCACTTAGTGCTTTGGTTAGTGCTTGTGCTAAGACCATTCCCACAGGTTTCAAGTGTAATTAG